One Myxocyprinus asiaticus isolate MX2 ecotype Aquarium Trade chromosome 20, UBuf_Myxa_2, whole genome shotgun sequence genomic region harbors:
- the LOC127411113 gene encoding ribonuclease H-like: protein MDGCPFHHESQTRAGVGIVWVNYIVHAPDSYQLGAKTSQYAEIAAALVLQQATRSAIVQLVVCSNSKYTCHSFVSHFPTWKENGMKNARGTEIKHSELFLACDQLVTDRGMTVYWKKVKGHSQTLETKRAMMKLIA from the coding sequence ATGGATGGCTGCCCTTTTCACCATGAGAGCCAGACCCGAGCTGGAGTGGGCATAGTCTGGGTCAATTACATCGTTCATGCACCAGACAGTTACCAACTTGGTGCAAAGACTAGCCAGTACGCGGAAATTGCCGCAGCACTCGTGTTGCAGCAAGCCACTAGGTCGGCTATTGTGCAGTTGGTAGTCTGCTCCAACTCTAAATACACCTGCCACAGCTTCGTCTCACACTTCCCCACGtggaaagaaaatggcatgaagaATGCCAGAGGTACAGAGATCAAACACTCTGAACTCTTCCTGGCTTGTGACCAACTCGTGACTGACAGAGGGATGACTGTGTATTGgaaaaaggtcaaaggtcattcacaAACTCTTGAGACAAAGAGAGCAATGATGAAGCTGATCGCTTAG